One window of the Nitrospinota bacterium genome contains the following:
- a CDS encoding DUF190 domain-containing protein: MKKESEAILLRIFIGESDKYDGKPLYKYLIDLFRKEGLAGATVLRGISGFGKSSHLHTTSILRLSTDLPIVIEVVDKKEAIDRIKPRLDAVIEQGLITEETVKVVLYEGNKKE; the protein is encoded by the coding sequence ATGAAAAAAGAGTCCGAAGCCATTCTACTGCGAATATTTATTGGCGAATCGGATAAATACGACGGCAAACCCCTTTACAAATATCTGATCGACCTATTTAGAAAAGAAGGGTTGGCCGGGGCAACGGTATTGAGGGGAATTTCCGGATTTGGCAAATCCAGCCATCTGCATACCACCTCCATCCTGAGACTTTCCACCGATTTGCCCATCGTCATCGAAGTGGTCGACAAAAAAGAGGCTATCGACCGGATCAAACCCCGATTGGATGCAGTGATAGAACAAGGCCTGATCACCGAAGAGACGGTAAAAGTCGTTCTCTATGAAGGCAATAAGAAGGAATGA
- the crcB gene encoding fluoride efflux transporter CrcB: MSLWLLIGIGGFIGAIMRFVLSGWIQSGVTNFPLGTLGVNFIGSFFLSLILYLSEYRGFFSEEIRIFLTIGILGSFTTMSTFSFESFKLLEQGELGALSLNVMGTLILTFLAVYLGKILVANLGGS; this comes from the coding sequence ATGTCTTTATGGCTGTTGATCGGCATCGGCGGGTTCATAGGTGCCATAATGCGCTTCGTTCTGAGCGGTTGGATTCAAAGCGGAGTGACAAATTTTCCTTTGGGCACATTAGGAGTGAATTTCATCGGCAGTTTTTTTCTCAGCCTGATACTTTACCTTTCAGAATACCGGGGCTTCTTCAGTGAAGAAATCAGAATCTTTTTAACCATCGGAATTCTGGGTTCGTTCACCACCATGTCCACATTCAGCTTTGAGTCGTTTAAACTGCTGGAACAAGGGGAACTGGGAGCCCTGAGTCTGAATGTCATGGGAACCTTGATTCTGACTTTTCTTGCAGTTTATCTGGGTAAAATACTGGTCGCCAACCTTGGAGGGAGTTGA